A DNA window from Synchiropus splendidus isolate RoL2022-P1 chromosome 2, RoL_Sspl_1.0, whole genome shotgun sequence contains the following coding sequences:
- the LOC128753622 gene encoding uncharacterized protein LOC128753622 isoform X1: MHLLQQHSNMQMFRLEGHEIQLVGQLQRQQRNLQFCDTLLQTDGISIPTHSCVLAALSPYLSERLSATAPPPFGHKRHLQIQSITAATLLKLVGLLYSGKMEVIGSDESNDVLAAARQFGIKSLKEDHLNNGNEKKYMHCEKYSVKTPPGSKWPRSWTKRDAQVQVGKACDHCGAYSLVKKRSFGTQTESLEQDNPLTPQTLDPVLSPEQNLSTTAQNNNNKTHDLDLGKQPNNSDSTLTPEPLNLSLNPPRHSVSPRKVVIQKDTVDHAQGEEAPEQTIDPLQTTSEVKMGSSTVRVCPTKKVARKNLTRMRQMETERFSFKVKLRRKSSGGVWEVVGFQDLDEKLSSLAPQGSLDPRSQQLTDVCYSPSSDKSEPSAAAQPQDCAVESEEQIEKLLEDIMMGLDILPDLESDHKKSGCLQQNQQDFLTSDSVREQDPVQINQDPLTETGASEGRAPSQPIKHGETLQQENVSDGQRESPNPDIASDLGDTLYAPGLQDILGSSQDVDCFPLLPLPKMQHPCCLSPIDPLSPEADRPPQDPAQPWLQPWPTPEDHNCIAGDSDVGKTGQELLVSLHNSDPHTSQSQTQAEATFRSVRRKRSGSKDDQAVKQRKILKRNTVSEEVGPRMEVSEGKTALKCGGEPSQTTAIHEWDSGENEADQSKVRTSGPVVEDGSVQQSTVSLQKQRTGKVRLNQRHHAAAAPSTAAVCLEEMSERRNKEVGGSRTVETDDCNILVLGERKARKRIVTRKDYQKFVNGSNMADVKSGYLTNIGADESQKHDPEDEGKISGVTADWKDVSQDENHNEILQVMTDDHHDRKSLSPTACWLDSLLVNVTEESAGSPQKLPAQDVPFEKLHMTPKYGNPANGGLSDFEEKLPHPPTEGSTSTPDAHVLTLNPACSTDEEILDRTSEHTDLFPQTEEDESEVDVVLQSPGQEACVMECVDMLHISTTDEEEEVEVNVTDDSQ, translated from the exons ATGCACCTGCTGCAACAACATTCCA ACATGCAGATGTTCCGACTGGAGGGTCATGAGATTCAACTTGTGGGTCAGCTGCAGCGGCAACAGAGGAACCTTCAATTCTGTGACACCCTGCTCCAAACGGATG GAATCTCCATCCCGACCCACAGCTGCGTCCTGGCAGCCCTCAGTCCATACCTGTCTGAGCGACTGTCAGCCACGGCGCCGCCTCCTTTTGGTCACAAACGCCATCTTCAAATCCAATCGATCACAGCCGCGACTCTGCTGAAGCTGGTCGGTCTCCTCTATTCTGGCAAAATGGAGGTAATCGGAAGTGATGAAAGCAATGACGTGTTGGCAGCTGCCCGTCAGTTTGGAATCAAAAGCCTCAAAGAAGATCACCTGAACAACGGCAATGAAAAGAAGTACATGCATTGTGAAAAATATAGTGTTAAAACTCCACCAGGAAGCAAATGGCCACGGAGCTGGACAAAGCGGGATGCACAAGTGCAAGTAGGGAAGGCATGTGATCATTGCGGGGCATATTCCTTAGTGAAAAAGCGAAGTTTCGGGACTCAGACTGAGTCTCTTGAACAAGATAATCCTTTAACTCCTCAGACACTTGACCCTGTGTTATCTCCAGAGCAGAATTTGTCTACCACAgcacagaacaacaacaacaaaacacatgacCTGGACTTAGGCAAACAGCCAAACAACAGTGATTCCACGTTAACTCCAGAGCCCCTGAATCTCTCTCTCAATCCTCCGCGCCACTCAGTAAGCCCTCGCAAAGTTGTGatccaaaaagacacagtggaccATGCTCAAGGAGAGGAGGCTCCGGAGCAGACCATCGATCCTCTTCAGACGACCTCTGAAGTTAAGATGGGGAGCTCCACTGTTAGAGTTTGTCCCACTAAAAAAGTGGCAAGGAAGAACCTGACGAGGATGAGGCAGATGGAAACCGAAAGATTTTCCTTTAAG GTgaagctgaggaggaagagcagtggaGGAGTGTGGGAAGTGGTGGGCTTCCAGGACTTGGATGAGAAGCTATCCTCTCTTGCCCCACAG GGAAGTTTAGACCCCAGAAGTCAACAGTTGACAGACGTCTGCTATTCACCTTCCTCTGACAAAAGCGAACCGTCTGCCGCAGCTCAGCCTCAAGACTGCGCTGTAGAAAGTGAGGAGCAAAtagagaagctgctggaggacaTTATGATGGGCCTTGACATCCTTCCTGACTTGGAGTCTGATCATAAGAAGTCGGGTTGCCTTCAACAGAACCAGCAAGACTTCTTGACCTCTGACTCAGTCAGGGAACAGGATCCTGTGCAGATTAACCAGGATCCTCTGACAGAGACCGGCGCATCTGAAGGAAGAG CTCCGAGCCAACCCATCAAACATGGCGAGACCTTGCAGCAGGAAAACGTCTCAGACGGACAGCGTGAAAGTCCTAATCCAGATATCGCATCTGATCTGGGAGACACACTCTATGCCCCAGGGCTCCAGGATATTCTGGGCAGCTCGCAAGATGTGGACTGCTTCCCTTTGCTGCCTCTGCCAAAAATGCAGCACCCGTGCTGTCTCTCTCCAATAGATCCACTGAGTCCGGAGGCTGATCGACCCCCACAGGATCCTGCTCAACCCTGGTTGCAACCCTGGCCCACACCAGAAGATCATAATTGCATCGCTGGTGACTCGGATGTGGGAAAGACGGGACAAGAGCTTCTAGTGTCTCTTCATAATTCAGACCCCCATACAAGCCAAAGCCAGACACAAGCAGAAGCAACATTTCGCTCAGTGAGGCGAAAAAGAAGCGGTTCCAAAGACGACCAAGCAGTGAAACAGAGAAAGATTCTGAAGCGCAACACTGTGAGTGAAGAGGTTGGGCCAAGGATGGAAGTGAGCGAAGGAAAAACTGCGCTCAAATGTGGAGGCGAACCAAGTCAGACAACAGCTATTCATGAATGGGACAGCGGGGAAAATGAGGCTGACCAATCAAAGGTCCGGACCAGCGGTCCAGTGGTGGAGGACGGGAGCGTTCAACAGTCCACAGTCTCACTCCAGAAACAAAGAACTGGCAAAGTCAGACTAAATCAGCGCCATCATGCAGCAGCGGCTCCATCCACTGCAGCTGTGTGTTTAGAAGAGATGAGCGAGAGGAGGAATAAAGAAGTTGGCGGTAGCAGGACAGTTGAGACAGACGACTGTAACATCCTCGTCTTGGGAGAGAGGAAGGCGCGTAAGCGGATAGTCACACGTAAAGATTATCAAAAGTTTGTTAACGGCAGTAACATGGCAGACGTGAAGAGTGGCTACCTCACAAACATAGGTGCGGATGAAAGCCAGAAGCACGACCCTGAAGATGAGGGGAAGATCAGTGGAGTTACTGCGGATTGGAAAGATGTCTCACAAGACGAGAATCACAATGAGATTCTCCAGGTGATGACTGACGACCATCATGACCGCAAGTCGCTCAGTCCAACTGCCTGTTGGTTAGACAGTTTGCTAGTGAACGTCACGGAAGAGTCTGCGGGGAGTCCACAGAAGCTCCCGGCACAAG ATGTACCATTTGAAAAACTCCACATGACTCCCAAATATGGGAACCCAGCCAACGGTGGACTCTCAGACTTCGAGGAGAAGCTGCCACACCCTCCCACTGAGGGGTCAACCTCCACACCAGACGCCCATGTGCTCACTCTGAACCCTGCGTGCTCTACCGACGAAGAAATTCTAGACCGTACAAGTGAACATACTGATTTATTTCCTCAGACGGAAGAGGATGAGAGCGAGGTGGATGTCGTGCTTCAGTCACCTGGCCAAGAAGCCTGCGTCATGGAGTGTGTTGATATGCTGCATATATCCACtacagatgaagaggaggaggtcgaGGTCAATGTCACAGATGATTCACAATAG
- the LOC128754579 gene encoding mitochondrial import inner membrane translocase subunit Tim10, with amino-acid sequence MDPMKAQQLAAELEVEMMADMYNRMTNACHRKCVPPHYKEADLSKGEMVCLDRCVAKYLDLHERLGRKLTELSVQDEEMMRKAAVGSG; translated from the exons ATGGATCCCATGAAGGCACAGCAGCTCGCGGCAGaactggaggtggagatgatggCTGACATGTACAACCG GATGACAAACGCCTGCCACAGGAAATGTGTGCCGCCGCATTACAAGGAAGCAGATCTGAGCAAGGGCGAGATGGTTTGCTTGGACCGCTGCGTGGCCAAGTACCTGGACCTCCATGAGAGGCTGGGCCGCAAACTGACCGAGCTCTCTGTGCAAGATGAGGAGATGATGAGGAAAGCGGCTGTAGGGAGCGGATAA
- the LOC128753622 gene encoding uncharacterized protein LOC128753622 isoform X2, which produces MQMFRLEGHEIQLVGQLQRQQRNLQFCDTLLQTDGISIPTHSCVLAALSPYLSERLSATAPPPFGHKRHLQIQSITAATLLKLVGLLYSGKMEVIGSDESNDVLAAARQFGIKSLKEDHLNNGNEKKYMHCEKYSVKTPPGSKWPRSWTKRDAQVQVGKACDHCGAYSLVKKRSFGTQTESLEQDNPLTPQTLDPVLSPEQNLSTTAQNNNNKTHDLDLGKQPNNSDSTLTPEPLNLSLNPPRHSVSPRKVVIQKDTVDHAQGEEAPEQTIDPLQTTSEVKMGSSTVRVCPTKKVARKNLTRMRQMETERFSFKVKLRRKSSGGVWEVVGFQDLDEKLSSLAPQGSLDPRSQQLTDVCYSPSSDKSEPSAAAQPQDCAVESEEQIEKLLEDIMMGLDILPDLESDHKKSGCLQQNQQDFLTSDSVREQDPVQINQDPLTETGASEGRAPSQPIKHGETLQQENVSDGQRESPNPDIASDLGDTLYAPGLQDILGSSQDVDCFPLLPLPKMQHPCCLSPIDPLSPEADRPPQDPAQPWLQPWPTPEDHNCIAGDSDVGKTGQELLVSLHNSDPHTSQSQTQAEATFRSVRRKRSGSKDDQAVKQRKILKRNTVSEEVGPRMEVSEGKTALKCGGEPSQTTAIHEWDSGENEADQSKVRTSGPVVEDGSVQQSTVSLQKQRTGKVRLNQRHHAAAAPSTAAVCLEEMSERRNKEVGGSRTVETDDCNILVLGERKARKRIVTRKDYQKFVNGSNMADVKSGYLTNIGADESQKHDPEDEGKISGVTADWKDVSQDENHNEILQVMTDDHHDRKSLSPTACWLDSLLVNVTEESAGSPQKLPAQDVPFEKLHMTPKYGNPANGGLSDFEEKLPHPPTEGSTSTPDAHVLTLNPACSTDEEILDRTSEHTDLFPQTEEDESEVDVVLQSPGQEACVMECVDMLHISTTDEEEEVEVNVTDDSQ; this is translated from the exons ATGCAGATGTTCCGACTGGAGGGTCATGAGATTCAACTTGTGGGTCAGCTGCAGCGGCAACAGAGGAACCTTCAATTCTGTGACACCCTGCTCCAAACGGATG GAATCTCCATCCCGACCCACAGCTGCGTCCTGGCAGCCCTCAGTCCATACCTGTCTGAGCGACTGTCAGCCACGGCGCCGCCTCCTTTTGGTCACAAACGCCATCTTCAAATCCAATCGATCACAGCCGCGACTCTGCTGAAGCTGGTCGGTCTCCTCTATTCTGGCAAAATGGAGGTAATCGGAAGTGATGAAAGCAATGACGTGTTGGCAGCTGCCCGTCAGTTTGGAATCAAAAGCCTCAAAGAAGATCACCTGAACAACGGCAATGAAAAGAAGTACATGCATTGTGAAAAATATAGTGTTAAAACTCCACCAGGAAGCAAATGGCCACGGAGCTGGACAAAGCGGGATGCACAAGTGCAAGTAGGGAAGGCATGTGATCATTGCGGGGCATATTCCTTAGTGAAAAAGCGAAGTTTCGGGACTCAGACTGAGTCTCTTGAACAAGATAATCCTTTAACTCCTCAGACACTTGACCCTGTGTTATCTCCAGAGCAGAATTTGTCTACCACAgcacagaacaacaacaacaaaacacatgacCTGGACTTAGGCAAACAGCCAAACAACAGTGATTCCACGTTAACTCCAGAGCCCCTGAATCTCTCTCTCAATCCTCCGCGCCACTCAGTAAGCCCTCGCAAAGTTGTGatccaaaaagacacagtggaccATGCTCAAGGAGAGGAGGCTCCGGAGCAGACCATCGATCCTCTTCAGACGACCTCTGAAGTTAAGATGGGGAGCTCCACTGTTAGAGTTTGTCCCACTAAAAAAGTGGCAAGGAAGAACCTGACGAGGATGAGGCAGATGGAAACCGAAAGATTTTCCTTTAAG GTgaagctgaggaggaagagcagtggaGGAGTGTGGGAAGTGGTGGGCTTCCAGGACTTGGATGAGAAGCTATCCTCTCTTGCCCCACAG GGAAGTTTAGACCCCAGAAGTCAACAGTTGACAGACGTCTGCTATTCACCTTCCTCTGACAAAAGCGAACCGTCTGCCGCAGCTCAGCCTCAAGACTGCGCTGTAGAAAGTGAGGAGCAAAtagagaagctgctggaggacaTTATGATGGGCCTTGACATCCTTCCTGACTTGGAGTCTGATCATAAGAAGTCGGGTTGCCTTCAACAGAACCAGCAAGACTTCTTGACCTCTGACTCAGTCAGGGAACAGGATCCTGTGCAGATTAACCAGGATCCTCTGACAGAGACCGGCGCATCTGAAGGAAGAG CTCCGAGCCAACCCATCAAACATGGCGAGACCTTGCAGCAGGAAAACGTCTCAGACGGACAGCGTGAAAGTCCTAATCCAGATATCGCATCTGATCTGGGAGACACACTCTATGCCCCAGGGCTCCAGGATATTCTGGGCAGCTCGCAAGATGTGGACTGCTTCCCTTTGCTGCCTCTGCCAAAAATGCAGCACCCGTGCTGTCTCTCTCCAATAGATCCACTGAGTCCGGAGGCTGATCGACCCCCACAGGATCCTGCTCAACCCTGGTTGCAACCCTGGCCCACACCAGAAGATCATAATTGCATCGCTGGTGACTCGGATGTGGGAAAGACGGGACAAGAGCTTCTAGTGTCTCTTCATAATTCAGACCCCCATACAAGCCAAAGCCAGACACAAGCAGAAGCAACATTTCGCTCAGTGAGGCGAAAAAGAAGCGGTTCCAAAGACGACCAAGCAGTGAAACAGAGAAAGATTCTGAAGCGCAACACTGTGAGTGAAGAGGTTGGGCCAAGGATGGAAGTGAGCGAAGGAAAAACTGCGCTCAAATGTGGAGGCGAACCAAGTCAGACAACAGCTATTCATGAATGGGACAGCGGGGAAAATGAGGCTGACCAATCAAAGGTCCGGACCAGCGGTCCAGTGGTGGAGGACGGGAGCGTTCAACAGTCCACAGTCTCACTCCAGAAACAAAGAACTGGCAAAGTCAGACTAAATCAGCGCCATCATGCAGCAGCGGCTCCATCCACTGCAGCTGTGTGTTTAGAAGAGATGAGCGAGAGGAGGAATAAAGAAGTTGGCGGTAGCAGGACAGTTGAGACAGACGACTGTAACATCCTCGTCTTGGGAGAGAGGAAGGCGCGTAAGCGGATAGTCACACGTAAAGATTATCAAAAGTTTGTTAACGGCAGTAACATGGCAGACGTGAAGAGTGGCTACCTCACAAACATAGGTGCGGATGAAAGCCAGAAGCACGACCCTGAAGATGAGGGGAAGATCAGTGGAGTTACTGCGGATTGGAAAGATGTCTCACAAGACGAGAATCACAATGAGATTCTCCAGGTGATGACTGACGACCATCATGACCGCAAGTCGCTCAGTCCAACTGCCTGTTGGTTAGACAGTTTGCTAGTGAACGTCACGGAAGAGTCTGCGGGGAGTCCACAGAAGCTCCCGGCACAAG ATGTACCATTTGAAAAACTCCACATGACTCCCAAATATGGGAACCCAGCCAACGGTGGACTCTCAGACTTCGAGGAGAAGCTGCCACACCCTCCCACTGAGGGGTCAACCTCCACACCAGACGCCCATGTGCTCACTCTGAACCCTGCGTGCTCTACCGACGAAGAAATTCTAGACCGTACAAGTGAACATACTGATTTATTTCCTCAGACGGAAGAGGATGAGAGCGAGGTGGATGTCGTGCTTCAGTCACCTGGCCAAGAAGCCTGCGTCATGGAGTGTGTTGATATGCTGCATATATCCACtacagatgaagaggaggaggtcgaGGTCAATGTCACAGATGATTCACAATAG